The DNA region CTGGAAGGGCAATGTGCGCCAGCTCGAGAACGCGGTATTCCGCGCCGTGGTGCTCAGCGATGGCGATTATCTGACGCCGGAGGACTTCCCGCAGATCTCCGGCATGGCGCCGGTCTTCAAGGACAGTGCCCGCGACAAGGCCCCGAACCCGGTGCCCGTCCCGGAGGCGCCGGCCGAGGAGGGCGAGGAGCCCGATCTCGCGGTCTCGATCTTCGATGCCGGCGGCCATGTGCGCCCGCTGGAATCCATCGAGCGCGATCTCATCGCCTTCGCCATCGAGACCTATTCGGGCCGCATGGCCGAGGTCGCGCGCCGGCTCGGCGTGGGGCGCTCGACGCTCTACCGGAAAGTGCGCGAATACGATCTCGACGTCGACAATTTCCGCGAGGCGGGCTGAGACGTCACGCCCGCTCCAGGGCAGCGTCGAGACGCGACAACAGCGCTTCATCGCGCTCCACGAGGCCGGCCTGCGCGCCGGCCTCGCGGCGTATGCGCGACAGGACCGGCTCAAGCGCGCCGGTCTCCTGCAGGGATGCCAGGAAAGGCGAACCGGTCAGGCTGGCCGCATCGCGCCATCCCAGATCGACCGCGGTGTGCAGGCGTGACAGGGCGAGGTCCGCGGCGCCTCCTGCGGCGGCGACCTCGGCCAGGCGGACGTGATACTCGGGCCAGGTCGTGCCCGGCACGGCGAGTTCGACGATGACGGCTTCGACGGGCCGGACTTCCTCGCCGAGCCGATAGGCGAGCGCGAGGGCGTCGAGCATGCCGTCCTCGCCGGCGCGTTCGAATCCCTCCCGCGCGCCCGCCTCGTCTCCCCGGAGCAGGCGAAGCCGGCCTTCGATCCGGGCCAGCTCTCCGGTGGCGCGTTCGCGGGGCTGGGCACGATCGAGCAGGCGCTCGGCCTCTGCCCGGTCGCCGCGGCGCAGGGCGATCGTGGCAAGCCCGGCCAGCACGACGGGGTGGTCGGGATTGATCAGCAGGGCACGCTCGGCGAAGCGGTCCGAGCGGCCGGTGTCGCCGGCCAGATCGAGCGCGTCGGCGATCTGCAGGTCGCGGTAGAGCGAGACGGTGGTGGCGCCGAGGGTCTCGGCCTCCAGCGCGAGGGCTTCGTGCAGGCGCCCGCGGATCTTCAGAAGATAGGCCGCGCTCGAGGCGGCGGCGTAATCGTCCGGCGCATCGGCGCGGGCCTGCCGGTACGCCGCGATGGCCTCCCCGATACGCCCCTGGGCGTCGAGCGCATAGCCGAGCGCGTGCCAGGCCGCGCCGTCGTGTGCGTGACGCTCGATGACCGCGCGTGCCAGCGCCTCGGCCTCGGCGACTTCATCGGGGCCGCCGCCGAATTTCGTCACCCGCGTGGACAGGGCAAAGCTCAGCGCAGTCTGCACGCGCGCATCGGAGGGCGCCCGGATCAGCGCGTCGCGCAGCAGCGCGATCGCCCGGTCGGTCTCCTCGCGCTGGTGCAGGCCGAGCTGGGCGCGGGCATGTGCGAGAAGGGTGTCCACCTCGCTCGGCGCAACCGGCCCTGAGGCCGGCTCCGGGGCGGGCCGGACCAGGAGTGCCCCCGCCGAGGCGCCCCCCAGCAGGACGAGGCCCGCAAGGCTCGCCGCAAGCGCGGGCGATGCCCGCCGGGCGGGCCTGGGCGTGGCCATCAGGGCATAGCCCCGTCCACGCACGGTGCGGATGAAGGCCGGATCGCGCGGATCGTCACCCAGCGCCTTCCTCAGCAATGCGATGCGCTGGGCGATCGTGTCCTCGCTGACGTGTTCGAGGTGCCAGGCGGCGCGCGCGAGCTCTGCAGCGCTCACCGGTTCCGGCGCCCGGTCGATCAGCACCCCGAGCACGCGGGCGCTGAGATCGGGCAGGGCGATGCGCTCGCCGGCGCGTTCGAGCCGGGCATGGGCGCGATCGAACACGATTCCGTTCAGCGCGATGCGGCCGGAGCGGGTCAGGCGCGCCTCCCTTCAGATTTCTTCAGGCTTCTTAAGGTGACGCCGGAGCCGGGAGAGAGGCAAGGGGAATGCGCGATCGACAACAACGCGAGTGCGCGCCATGAGCCTGACGACGAATTCCGCCCGGTGCTGCCTGCTTGCCCTGCTTGGGGCGTGCACCATCTCGAGCCCGGGCCGGGCCGGTATCGAATGGACGCCGCAAGACGCGGCCGAGCTCGAGGCGCGCATCGCGGCGGGCGAGTTCGGCACGGTGACGAGCGTGCTGATCCTCGATGACGGAGCGATCGTCTATGAGGGCTATTTCAACGGCGCCGATGCGGCGACGCTGCACGATACCCGGTCGGTGACCAAGACGATCACCGGCATGGTGGCCGGCATCGCCATCGGTGAGGGCCTGCTCCGTCTCGATGCCCCGCTCGCGCCGCTCTTCGCCGACCTCGCCCCCTTTGCCGAGCCCGATCCGCGCAAGGACGCCGTCACCGCGCTCGATCTGCTCACCATGAGCAGCGTGATGGAGTGCAATGACTGGAACGAGTTCTCGCGCGGCAACGAGGAGCGGATGTATCTGGTCGAGGACTGGACCGGCTTCTTCTGGGATTTGCCGATCCGGGGCTTTCCCGCCTGGACCGAGCCGCCCGGAGAGAGCCCGCACGGGCGGGCCTTTTCCTATTGCACGGCGGGCGTCCAGCTGCTGGGCGAGGCGATCGGCCGGGCTGCCGGGACGGACTTCACCGCCTATGCCGAGGACCGCCTGTTCGCCCCGCTCGGGGTGAGCGATTTCGAGTGGGCGCGCAACGCACAGGGCCAGGCCCATATGGGCGGCGGACTCAGGCTCACGACACGCGCCCTCGCGCGCTTCGGCGAGCTGCAGCGCCTCGGCGGCGAGTGGCAGGGCGAGATGATCTTCCCGCGGAGCTGGGCCGACGCCTCGGTGAGCGAGCAGGCGGTCATACCCGGCACGGTTTTCGGCTATGGCTATCTGTGGTGGCTCGCCGCGCCCGAGGGCAGGGACGGCCCCGTCGAGGTCGCGGCGATGAACGGCAATGGCGGCAACCGGGTGTGGGTAGTGCCGGAATTTGGCCTCACCGTCGTCCTGACCAAGACCGACTACAACACGCGCGGCATGCACGAGCAGGCCGCGGCCCTGTTCGAGGCCTTCATCCTGCCCAACCTGCGCGAGGACTGAGGCGGGGCTTCAGCCCTTGCCGCCGTCGATGACCCGGAACACCGGTTGCTGCCGCGCCCGGCCGTCCTCGCTGGAGGACGCGGCGAGGTCGGCCGCCCGTACCAGCTTCGGCGGTTCGGGGCGTGCCGGCTGCGGCGAGGTCTCGGGCAGGTCCTCGTTGATGTCGCGCGCCGCCGCGCGCTGCGGTGCCCCCTTGCGCTTGAAGCCGGAGCCCTTCGGCCTGAAGCTCGATCCGCTCTTCGGCCCGCCCTTGCCCTTCGCCTTCTTCTCGATCTCCTTCAGCTTCGCTTCCTGAAGCCGGGACAGGGGCTCGGCGAGATCGCCCTTCTGCGGATCGGCAAAGGCGGAGCCATAGGTGTGGAGACGTTGCTCGACGGAGGTGACGAACTCCTCCTCCCAGTCGGACAGGTCTCGCTGCGCCGCTTCCGCCGCCTCGGGGTCGACCGATCGCGCGATGGCGCGGGCGGCCGCGTCGCGCGCGCGGCGGATGCGGGCAAGCGCCTTCCTCTTCTTGCGGTCGTCGATCTCGCGGGTCATGATGTTCCCATCATGTTCCGGCGGGTGCGCCTTGTAAAGCCCGCTGCCGGGCCACTATCCGGCTGCTGGCTGCGGCCATATCGACGCCGGGGGATGCTATCTCGCCACGAACGCCTTGCTGACGATCGTCCACTCGCCGTCGAGCTCGTAAAGCAGGAAGAAATCGTCGAACTCGCGCGTCGGCGTGGTGAAGCGGAAATGGGCGAATGCCATGGCGTCGTCGATCACGGTGATCTCCACGATCTCGCCCGTGCGCTCGACCGGGATCGGGCTGGAGAAGCGCGCGGCGAACTCGCCCAGATTGACGACCTCGAGACTGGCGTTGCCGGCCTCGTCCACGCGGCGCACGTACATCGCGCCGTTCTCGGCCGCGAAGGCGCTGCGCACGCGTGCGGCGTCGCCCTCGTTGCCGCCGATGAAATAGTCCATCACCGTCTCGGTGATCGCCGCCTCGGCGGGTGAAGGCCCGCCCTCCTGCGCCGGCGCGGCAGGAGTACACAGGGCAAGGCCGGCCAGGCCGGCGGCGAGAGCGTAGACGCGCATGCAAATCCCCTTTTGTTGTCTGGCGACAGGGTCAATCTAGCGCGAGACCGGGCCGGAGGGAACGAGCCCCGCGGTCAGCCGCTCAGATCTCGCCGAGGGCGCCGAGATAAAGCTCGAGCAGGGCCTCCTGCTCCGCGCGCTCGTTGCGGTCCTGCTTGCGGATGGAGACGACCTTCCTGAGGACCTTGGTGTCGTAGCCGTTGGCCTTGGCCTCGGCATAGACCTCCTTGATGTCGTCGGCGATGCCCTTCTTTTCCTCCTCCAGGCGCTCGATGCGCGCGATGATGGATTTCAGCTGATCGCGCGCGACCGCGCCGATCGCGTCGGACTGGTCAACGGGCTCGTTCGACTGGGTGTCGGCGACCATGGGGTACTCCTTGTCGGCACGTGGGGGGCCAGGTTCAATCGCCTCCAGCATAAGCGGTCCCGGGCGGGGGAGAATATCCGGGCCTCAGCCATTTCCTGTGGAGGGCTGTGGAAAGATCAGCGCCGCGCCCGCGTGAGCACCTGGGAAACCGCCTGCGCCACGCGTTCGGGGTGATGGTGATGAAGATTGTGGCCGGCCCCCTCGATCAGCTCGAGCTCGGCATCGGGCAGGGTCTCGGACACCGGCACCGCGTGCCGTGCGGTGGAGACGACGGTGTCGGCCGGTCCGGCGAGGATCACCGCCGGCGCCTCGATCTCGCCGTAGCGGTCCTCCTGCGCGGCGAGGAAGTCGTTGACGTGCGCCATGTCGTGCGCGTTCGCCTTCCAGTTCGAGGCGCGCAGGATCAGCGGCAGGTGGGTGTCCTCGACATAGTTGTCCGGCACCGGCTCGGGGGCGAAGGCCTCTTCCACCCCGTCGTCCAGCCGGGCGCGTCCGATCGTGGGCACGACGATGCGCGTCACCAGCGTGCCGAGCACCGGCCAGTGCGTCGCGGTGTTGTAGAAGGCCGCCTCGCCGACCCAGGCGCGCACGGCCGGGGCGATCAGGACGAGGCCCGTCACGGCGTCGGGATGGTCCATGGCCAGGCGCAGGGAGATCGCCGCGCCCCAGGAATGGCCCACCACCACGGCCTGCCCGACGCCGAGCTCGGAAAGGAAGCGCCGGATGAGGAAGGCCTCCCTCTGCGGGTTCCACCAGACGCCGGGCCGCTCGCTCCATCCCAGGCCCGGCCGGTCGAGCCAGATCACGCGATAGTCCTGCAAATGTCCGGACAGGGCGGTGTAGGGCTCCTGGAGATTGGACGAGGCGCCGTGCAGAACAAGCACGCTCGCGCCGTCCTGCGGGCCCGTCATCTTGTAGTGAAGCTCCACCCCGTCGACCGTCACGAAGCGGCCTTCGGGCGGGTACTGCCCGGCGATCCCGCGTGCGCGCGCCTCGCCGAGGCCGAGCCCGGCGAACAGGGCGGCCAGCACCAGGATTTCGGGCAGGGCGAGAAGCAGCGTACGGCTCATGGGGCAGGGCTCCGGGCGCGGGATGCGTTAGAGGGCGCGCCCTGAAAGCTGGCGCTCGATGCGCGCTTTTCCAGCCCGGGCCTCGGGCATCAGCGGATAGAGGGCGAGCGCGGCGTCATAGGCCGCCCCGGCCGCCTGCCAGGCTTCGGCCTCCTCCAGCGCGCGGCCGAGGATGGCGTAGGCGTCGAAACGGCGCGGCTCGAGCGCGATGGCGCGCTCGACCGCTTCCAGCGCGAAGGGCCAGTCGTTCTGCGCCGCCGCGATCTCGGCGCTGGCGAGCCAGGCCTCGGAGAAGTCCGGCTCGAGCCGGCGCAGATGGGTGTACTGGCGCGCCGCGGTCGCCAGGTCGCCGGCCTCGCGCGCCTCGGCCCCGCGCGAGAGCAGGAGATCGGCCGTCGCCCCGCCCTGCTGGCGCCACATGGAGCGGATCTCGCCCGCGATGACTGCGGCCGCCTCCTCGGTCTCGGCGGCCTGCAGCTCGGCGAGGCGCCGGTCGAGGCGCTCGGCCGGGCGCTCGCGCACCCGCGGCTCCTCGATGAGATCGATGTCCGGCCCGACCGCCTGCGGTTCGGGAAGCGACGGAACGTCCTGCGCAGACAGCGCGAGAGAGGCGAGAAGCCAGATCATGGGCGGGAAGGTAAGGCCTTGCGGCAAACGCGCAAGAGGCTCACCCGCCTCCCGGCGGGGCGAGCTTCACGCCGAGCCGCGCCAGATCGCGGCGCAGTTTCGCCTCGCCCTCGAACACCAGGCCGGGAAAGCCGGCGCGCTCGCCGGCGGCGATGTTCTCGGCGCGGTCGTCGATGAACAGGGTCTCTTCCGGCGCGGTGGCGATGCGCGCCTTCGTGATCTCGAAGATGGCCGGATCGGGCTTGATCACGCCTTCCTCGCCGGTGATCACCGCCGCGTCGAGGCGGTCGAGGAAGGGGTACATGGCCCTGAGCGGGGGCCATTTCTCCGCCGGCAGGTTGGAGAGCGCGTACTGTTTCAGGCCGAGCGCCCGGGTCTCCTCGAAGAGACGGTCCATGCGCTCGACCGGCCCGTCGAACATCTCGTCCCAGCGCTCCTGCCAGGCGAGGATGAGATCGGCCTTGCCGGGATGGGCCTCGATCAGGGCCTGCCGGTTCTGCGCCATCGGTACGCCGGCATCGTGGCGGGCGTGCCAGGCAAGCGTGCAGACGCCGCCGAGGAAGTCTTCCACGGCGGCGTCGCTGGGCAGGAGTTTTCTGTAGAGCCGGCGCGGGTCCCAGTCGACCAGGGTATTGCCCAGGTCCCAGAGGATCGCGCGGATCGGCACCGCGGCTCGTTAGCCGGCGCGGGCCTTGAAGCGCGGGTCGCGCTTGTTGATCACGTAGACGCGGCCACGGCGGCGCACCACCTGGCAGTCGCGGTGGCGGTTCTTCAGCGAGCGAAGCGAGCTGCGGACTTTCATCTGTTTACACCGTCGTGTTCGCAGGCCGGCGCCGGAGTGCTGGCGGGCCTCATGAATTTCGAGCCGCGGGAAGTACACGCGGGCCCGGGTGAAGTCAACCGTGCCCATGCGCTCTTAACCCGTGCCATGGAAGTGCCTTACAGTCGTTCTATCTGCGCTCTCCCGATCCGCCGACCCCATGAAAGGCCGCCATGCTCCGCATTGCCGTCACCGCCGCGCTGACCCTTCTCCTCGCCGCCGCCGCCCGCGCCCAGGACGTGCCGTTCGAGACCTGGCGCGCCGGGTTCGAGGTGCGCCTGGCCGAGCGCGGCGCCCCGCCGGAAGTGATCGCCTCGATGATGGAGGGGCTGGAGCCGGACATGCGCATCATCGAGCGCGACCGCACCCAGCCCGAACACGTGCGCCCGATCTGGGAGTATATCGAGGGCGCCGCCTCTCCGGCGCGCGTGGAGGCCGGGCGGGCGGCGCAGGCCGAGCACGGTGCGGTGCTCGCCGCGGTGGAGGAGCGCTTCGGTGTCGATGCCGACATTCTCACCGCCGTCTGGGGGCTGGAAAGCGCGTTCGGCGAGATCCAGGGCGATGAGGACGTGGTGCGCGCGCTCGCCACGCTCGCCTGGGAAGGCCGCAGGCGGAACTTCGCCGAGGCCCAGCTCTTCGCCGTCGCGGAGATGATCGAGCGCGGCCTTGCCCGGCGCGACGAGCTGAAAGGGTCCTGGGCCGGGGCCATGGGCCAGACCCAGTTCATCCCGACGACCTATCTGGAAACCGCGGTCGATTTCGACGGCGAGGGCCATCCCGACATCTGGCAGAGCGAGGCCGACGCGCTCGGCTCGGCGGCCAATCTGCTCCGGCGCGAGGGCTGGCGCACCGGAGAGCCGGTCGTGGTCGAGGTGGCCCTGCCCGAGGGCTTCGATTTTGCCGCCTGGAACGAGCGGGAGCGAAAGCCGGTGGCCGAATGGGGCCTTGCCGGCCTCACCCGCGCCGATGGCGGGGAGTGGAGCGCGGATGCGCTCTATCTCGACACGCGGCTCGTGATTCCCGCCGGGGCGGAGGGGCCGGCCTTCCTGGCCTTTGCCAATTTCGATGCCCTGATGGGCTACAACGCGGCGACCGCCTATGCGCTCGGCGTGTCCTATCTCGCCAAGGCGCTCGATGGCGGGCCGTCGATCCGCCAGTCCTGGCCGGTGGACAATCCGCCCATCAGCCACAGCGAGACGCGGGCCCTGCAGGAGGCGCTCACCGCGCTCGGCTACGACACGCGCGGCGTGGACGGCATGGCCGGGCCCAATACGCGCGCCGCGATCCGCGCCTTCCAGGAGGATCATGGCATGGCCCCGGACGGCTATGCCGGACGCCAGGTCTACCAGGCGGTGATGGCGCGCGCGGCGGGGTAGCTCACACCGGGCTCGGCCGGTCGGGGTCGTCGGCCTCGATCGGGGCCATGGCGGCGCGCACGCGCGGATGGAACAGGGCGATCGCGCCGGCGAGGAGCCCGAGCGCGATATTGATCTGGAAGGGCGTCGCCGGTCCGAAGACCTGGTAGAGCCAGAGCCCGGTGATCGGCGCGATGAGGAAGCCCACCCCGGCCGTTGCGGTGGTCAGGCCCGCCGCCCGGCCCTGCTCGGCCGGGCCGACGGCAAGGCTCGCCCCGCCGGTGAAGCCCGAGCGCGACAGGCCGAAGCCGAAACTCGTCATGACGAAGCCGAACACGATCGCGCCGTAGGAGGCGGAGAAGACCAGCTCCAGATTGCCGAGCGCGCACAGCACGCTGCCCGCGACCATCAGCGTTCTCGGACTCACGCGGAAATAGGGGATGACCACCAGCTGGGCGATGATGATCGCGGTGGCCCCCGCGGTCAGCGCGACGCCGGCGAGCTGCAGCCCGTTCTGCGGATCCTCGCCGAGCCGGTCCATGACGTAGAACGCCAGCGCCTGGAGACTGCCCGCCTGGGCGAGCCAGGCGGCGCAGCCGAACGCCATGAAGGCGGTCAGGCGCGGATCGCCCGCGAACCTGAACTGGACGAGCGGGTTGATCGCGCGGCGCTGCTCCTTCGGCGGGGTGCGCTCCGGCAGGGTCAGGCGCACCGCGACCGCCGCGCCGGCGACCACGCCGGCCACGGCCAGCATGAAGGGCACGATGCCGATCCGGTCGGCGAAGGCGGCGGCGAGCGCGGGACCGATCGCCCCGCCGATGCCGAACGCGCTGGTGAGCCCCGCGAGCGCCGCGGTGCGCTCCATCGGCCTCGTGCGGTCGGCGACATAGGCCTGGGCGGACGGGTTCGTCGCCGAGCCGAACGCCCCGAACAGGGTGCGCGCGAGCGCCATGGCGATGATCGCCGCGACCGGGGGCAGCAACCCGACCTGGCCGGCATGGGCCCCGGCGGCGAAGACCAGGGTGGAGACCGAGAAGGCGGAAAGCCCGAACACGATCATCGGCCTTCGCCCGTGCCGGTCGGACAGCGCGCCCCAGACCGGGCTCATGGTCAGGAACATCAGCGCGGACAGGGTATAGATCGCCCCCACCCACACCTCGGCCACGCCGAGCCCGCGCGCCAGCGGGGGCAGGATGGCGAACAGCATGGAATTGCCGATGCCGGTGGCCACCAGGCACACGAACAGCAGGCGGAAGGCGCGCCGGCGCACCTGCGGACTGGAGGGATTGGACGGAT from Marinicauda algicola includes:
- a CDS encoding winged helix-turn-helix domain-containing protein codes for the protein MFDRAHARLERAGERIALPDLSARVLGVLIDRAPEPVSAAELARAAWHLEHVSEDTIAQRIALLRKALGDDPRDPAFIRTVRGRGYALMATPRPARRASPALAASLAGLVLLGGASAGALLVRPAPEPASGPVAPSEVDTLLAHARAQLGLHQREETDRAIALLRDALIRAPSDARVQTALSFALSTRVTKFGGGPDEVAEAEALARAVIERHAHDGAAWHALGYALDAQGRIGEAIAAYRQARADAPDDYAAASSAAYLLKIRGRLHEALALEAETLGATTVSLYRDLQIADALDLAGDTGRSDRFAERALLINPDHPVVLAGLATIALRRGDRAEAERLLDRAQPRERATGELARIEGRLRLLRGDEAGAREGFERAGEDGMLDALALAYRLGEEVRPVEAVIVELAVPGTTWPEYHVRLAEVAAAGGAADLALSRLHTAVDLGWRDAASLTGSPFLASLQETGALEPVLSRIRREAGAQAGLVERDEALLSRLDAALERA
- a CDS encoding serine hydrolase domain-containing protein gives rise to the protein MSLTTNSARCCLLALLGACTISSPGRAGIEWTPQDAAELEARIAAGEFGTVTSVLILDDGAIVYEGYFNGADAATLHDTRSVTKTITGMVAGIAIGEGLLRLDAPLAPLFADLAPFAEPDPRKDAVTALDLLTMSSVMECNDWNEFSRGNEERMYLVEDWTGFFWDLPIRGFPAWTEPPGESPHGRAFSYCTAGVQLLGEAIGRAAGTDFTAYAEDRLFAPLGVSDFEWARNAQGQAHMGGGLRLTTRALARFGELQRLGGEWQGEMIFPRSWADASVSEQAVIPGTVFGYGYLWWLAAPEGRDGPVEVAAMNGNGGNRVWVVPEFGLTVVLTKTDYNTRGMHEQAAALFEAFILPNLRED
- a CDS encoding nuclear transport factor 2 family protein, with translation MRVYALAAGLAGLALCTPAAPAQEGGPSPAEAAITETVMDYFIGGNEGDAARVRSAFAAENGAMYVRRVDEAGNASLEVVNLGEFAARFSSPIPVERTGEIVEITVIDDAMAFAHFRFTTPTREFDDFFLLYELDGEWTIVSKAFVAR
- a CDS encoding DUF2312 domain-containing protein, which produces MVADTQSNEPVDQSDAIGAVARDQLKSIIARIERLEEEKKGIADDIKEVYAEAKANGYDTKVLRKVVSIRKQDRNERAEQEALLELYLGALGEI
- a CDS encoding alpha/beta fold hydrolase translates to MSRTLLLALPEILVLAALFAGLGLGEARARGIAGQYPPEGRFVTVDGVELHYKMTGPQDGASVLVLHGASSNLQEPYTALSGHLQDYRVIWLDRPGLGWSERPGVWWNPQREAFLIRRFLSELGVGQAVVVGHSWGAAISLRLAMDHPDAVTGLVLIAPAVRAWVGEAAFYNTATHWPVLGTLVTRIVVPTIGRARLDDGVEEAFAPEPVPDNYVEDTHLPLILRASNWKANAHDMAHVNDFLAAQEDRYGEIEAPAVILAGPADTVVSTARHAVPVSETLPDAELELIEGAGHNLHHHHPERVAQAVSQVLTRARR
- a CDS encoding tetratricopeptide repeat protein; translated protein: MIWLLASLALSAQDVPSLPEPQAVGPDIDLIEEPRVRERPAERLDRRLAELQAAETEEAAAVIAGEIRSMWRQQGGATADLLLSRGAEAREAGDLATAARQYTHLRRLEPDFSEAWLASAEIAAAQNDWPFALEAVERAIALEPRRFDAYAILGRALEEAEAWQAAGAAYDAALALYPLMPEARAGKARIERQLSGRAL
- a CDS encoding HAD family hydrolase, with the translated sequence MPIRAILWDLGNTLVDWDPRRLYRKLLPSDAAVEDFLGGVCTLAWHARHDAGVPMAQNRQALIEAHPGKADLILAWQERWDEMFDGPVERMDRLFEETRALGLKQYALSNLPAEKWPPLRAMYPFLDRLDAAVITGEEGVIKPDPAIFEITKARIATAPEETLFIDDRAENIAAGERAGFPGLVFEGEAKLRRDLARLGVKLAPPGGG
- the ykgO gene encoding type B 50S ribosomal protein L36; the encoded protein is MKVRSSLRSLKNRHRDCQVVRRRGRVYVINKRDPRFKARAG
- a CDS encoding lytic murein transglycosylase produces the protein MLRIAVTAALTLLLAAAARAQDVPFETWRAGFEVRLAERGAPPEVIASMMEGLEPDMRIIERDRTQPEHVRPIWEYIEGAASPARVEAGRAAQAEHGAVLAAVEERFGVDADILTAVWGLESAFGEIQGDEDVVRALATLAWEGRRRNFAEAQLFAVAEMIERGLARRDELKGSWAGAMGQTQFIPTTYLETAVDFDGEGHPDIWQSEADALGSAANLLRREGWRTGEPVVVEVALPEGFDFAAWNERERKPVAEWGLAGLTRADGGEWSADALYLDTRLVIPAGAEGPAFLAFANFDALMGYNAATAYALGVSYLAKALDGGPSIRQSWPVDNPPISHSETRALQEALTALGYDTRGVDGMAGPNTRAAIRAFQEDHGMAPDGYAGRQVYQAVMARAAG
- a CDS encoding MFS transporter, whose amino-acid sequence is MSPPGPYDPSNPSSPQVRRRAFRLLFVCLVATGIGNSMLFAILPPLARGLGVAEVWVGAIYTLSALMFLTMSPVWGALSDRHGRRPMIVFGLSAFSVSTLVFAAGAHAGQVGLLPPVAAIIAMALARTLFGAFGSATNPSAQAYVADRTRPMERTAALAGLTSAFGIGGAIGPALAAAFADRIGIVPFMLAVAGVVAGAAVAVRLTLPERTPPKEQRRAINPLVQFRFAGDPRLTAFMAFGCAAWLAQAGSLQALAFYVMDRLGEDPQNGLQLAGVALTAGATAIIIAQLVVIPYFRVSPRTLMVAGSVLCALGNLELVFSASYGAIVFGFVMTSFGFGLSRSGFTGGASLAVGPAEQGRAAGLTTATAGVGFLIAPITGLWLYQVFGPATPFQINIALGLLAGAIALFHPRVRAAMAPIEADDPDRPSPV